One stretch of Zingiber officinale cultivar Zhangliang chromosome 6B, Zo_v1.1, whole genome shotgun sequence DNA includes these proteins:
- the LOC121989697 gene encoding putative 4-hydroxy-4-methyl-2-oxoglutarate aldolase 3, producing the protein MCSTAELCDANPSLLAKGDIRVLQPIFQMYGQCHAFSGPIVTLKVFEDNVLVREFLESPGDGRVLVVDGGGSMRCALVGGNLGQLAQNMGWAGILVNGCIRDIYEINGCDIGVRALGPHPLKSNKRGLGEKHVTVNIVGTIIHDGEWLYADSDGILISNTELSL; encoded by the coding sequence ATGTGTTCAACCGCTGAACTTTGTGATGCAAATCCATCCCTCCTCGCAAAGGGGGATATCCGAGTTCTTCAACCGATATTCCAGATGTACGGTCAATGCCATGCATTCTCTGGACCTATAGTCACACTCAAGGTGTTCGAGGACAATGTGCTGGTGAGGGAGTTTCTCGAGTCACCAGGGGATGGCCGAGTATTGGTGGTGGATGGTGGAGGGAGCATGAGATGTGCCTTAGTCGGAGGCAACTTGGGACAATTAGCACAGAACATGGGTTGGGCAGGCATTCTTGTGAATGGTTGCATAAGGGATATCTAcgaaatcaatggttgtgatatCGGAGTCAGAGCTTTGGGACCTCATCCTCTGAAATCAAACAAGAGAGGCCTAGGTGAAAAGCACGTCACTGTTAACATCGTCGGCACCATAATCCATGACGGAGAATGGCTATATGCCGATAGTGATGGAATTCTAATTTCAAACACAGAGTTGTCTCTTTGA